In Nymphaea colorata isolate Beijing-Zhang1983 chromosome 10, ASM883128v2, whole genome shotgun sequence, the genomic stretch CTGCCAACACAAAACACACACCTGCCTATGCATGTGCAGATGTACTAGCATATTGATGCTGGAGCTGGGTGGAAGACATATACACCTAAATCTTTACAAACATATAATGCATCATTGTTCTTATGCATTATAATCAAATTATCCACTTGACTTTGGTTCACATATAGACATACTATGTCTGCATTTCACCAATTGGAAAGATAGAGGTTTCCAGAGGACAGATCAGAAACATAATGACATAAGTCAGGTGCAGAAAGAACATTCACCACAGAGATAAATATGAACTTTTCAACATTCAAACAAAGACTGACATGTACTTTATTATAGCTTCTAAATTCTATCAAGAAAGAATTAGGTACATAGATTGCTGGAATGGCTCAGGCAACACATCCATAATTTGATCTTATAGGGTTAGGGTTGTTTACAACTTTACATAGTGGAAAGTTGGTGCTTCAATTCACTACCGAGATTTgtgcttatttttttttatcatgcgCACTATCTAActcatcttcttgttttcatataAAAGAGGGAACCacttattagaaaaaaaatctccagTGAAATCAAAAGGATTGCATCCTCAACAAATGCAAATCAGAATATGGTGTTAGCTAAGAAAGATGAGGTAACAAACTGACTCTGCATCATTGCAAAGGAAGATAAGCAGTATAAAAATACAATTGTATCTGTGCAAGAAAGATGAGCAGGGGAATGCACATTTTATTAGTTAAATATAAAACTTTTAACTTGAGAAACGACCTGGTGGTGTTCCACAACAGAGGTTCTGTTCATCAATCTGCTCCACATCAAGACCAATAAGCCAAGAACCAACAGACACGTCTTCATTTGCATATTTATGTAACATACGCCTGCAAAATGTGCAGAATGTATTAAGGAACATTTCCAAATTCAGTTAAATACAAAACATGAAGCAAAGACACTTACCGGTTGATAGATATGTAGGTTGCTAAATCTTTTGAGATTGCATACAACTGGCCAACTGCATGTCTGAAATATTTGTTTCCTACTTCACCAAATTTCCAGAATTCTGGTTCATGATATTTAACCCCCCTGCATGACATGTTTCATAATTCACACGAGGGAAAAATAACTGTGCCCACAAAATTTAGATATTTTCTCCTAATAAGAACAAACTGTATCTTACTTTTGTGAAAGAACAGGCTCTGACTTCATGCAGCCTATGTACACATGCCGTTTTGACCGGTGCTGTGACAGAATAGAGGCTATCATGCCTGAAATCGTTATAAAGAAATTTAGagaataaaaattattaaaatatcagAATCGAAGGAAAGAAGACAGGTAGCAAAAACTACCAACCTGGATTGACATGTACATCATCATCCACTTTGATGAAGAAATCAGCATCCCATTTTGCTACCGCTGTTGAAAAGTACGCAAGAGTTTTTGAAGACAACTTACGATAACCTTCTACATGGttctgaaaaaagaaaggtggaagtcagaataaatatatgtacttAAGTAATCCAATAAAGCTAAAAGTCACATTATTATTGTGAATTACAGTCACACCAATCTCAGAAAATCATGATGCTGCTCATCCTCTGCATCGATAGCAAGATCAAGAACACCCCCAGGGGTTGCACTACAAATGAAGAGAAAGGTTTAACATTGATTACTAAGCCATGAAAGTTACTACCAATGAAGGCAAGAAAATCTCCAATATTGATTGACAATTTGACTGACCTAGAAAAATTATTAAGAGCAGAACATCAAGTTACCAAGACAGAGGCTAGATTATATGATAGTACTTTCTTCAAGATACCACTATCGGTttgcaaaatttgtttttccatttaagATATCAGAACAAGCTTTGATGGGGGATAAGGCAAACCTGCGGCCAATAACAAACCGTATGacaattcctttttctttctctagttGTTTAAGTTTGACTCCTACCAAAATCATAACAAGAAGCAATGTCAATCAACAGAAATAATTGAACAAGTTCATATTGGCAAGTAATGGTAAACTTTCTAAAAACCTTCTGGCATCCATGTATGCCTGATAGAATCTCGACGCTTGCGGCTACTGAAAGTTGTCATGATTCCCATTACAAAGAATATCTTTGGATGCTCTTTTGGAGTTTCATCTCGTAGGTCCCTAACAGCATGGGATCCATTTAGAGTGCTTGCCTGCGAGGCCCTAGAAGAAGCTAGTTGCATCTCCAATGTGGAAATTGTTCTCTCCAAAGTCCTGAAAGGCCACCAAAAACCCACCATATATTATGCCAAGATAGTGTATAAGACTTAAAATATTACTCACAAAAGCTAAAATGAACAAAGAATACTCTGAGCAACATGAACATTTACATGATTATGTCATGCGTGTTTGAAACCTGACTAAGGATGTCACCAGCACGGGTAGAAGCTTCCTTCTGCAACGAGAAAAACTGAGGAGGTCAGATCAAAAGCAAATATGAGACATGATATACGCAGCAGATTATGTTATCTTTTAAGAAGCAACCCACATTCTTATTTTTGCAGTCTGCCGCAACTGTGACGTCCCTCACTCCATAATCTGTCAGAGATAATATAGTTGTTTCATGTCTCTTAATTGGATCTGGAAATTTTAAGATCCTGTAATGAAAATCAACTTTATGTCATGATATACAGTCAGAATAGCCAATTTTAGTTGCAGGAATAAAAGGTAAGGAAGCCTGGGACGGTAATAATGAGTGGAAGAATCGCCAGAAATAACTACTCTCAGCTATTTCACTCTGTCATGTCACACAACAAATACTCTCTTTTCTGGAGTCTGTGGCAGAATCTGATCTACTCTTCATGCCATGGTGCATTTTTGTTTGCCAAGGGAATGACTGACAATTTGGAATGACTTGTAGGGGGTGATTAGTTGCCTCTAAACTTGAAACTGATATCTGCTTGATTCCAGTTCAttccaatttcaattttatcattttctttttcatgacaACCACCTAAACAACTTTTTTCCGTGTCCATATGATGTCTGCTTGCACTATGTTGCATCTTCTTACCACAGCATTTGCATCAGCTAATACACTTATCATATAGTGGATTATGTTTCTATGTTAGATGCACCGCTTACAGTAACTCAAGGTCTATGGAATAGCATAGCAAGATTTCTGTGACCATACTCCATTTTTATGCATACACCACTACTCTCCATAATTCTCCCTGGAAACTGGAGACACGACAATGGAAGCGATCATGGTCGACTCTTGCTCAGAGGTCCAATGCAAATTTAGCTCTGACTGCTTCATGTCCAAATCGGTATTCATAATCAGTTCAATCACACCATTGCAGATTTGAAAGcgtgaaaattttcattttcgaTTGGCCTTATTGACTTGATTACAATGAGAAGCTAACTCCCTAGAATACCTCGCACTTAGCAATGAAACAGGACAGCCCTATAACCAAAATAGCCTTGAACATAAGGCGCGGAAATTGTTCAAAAGCTACATACAAAGTACACATGCCAACAACCTCTCATGGCAGAGGAGAAAATCTACCAACATTGACCTTCAATATTCGAAAGAAATGCATCGAAACACCTTTGCTCCTCCATAAAACATTCGCACTAGGAAAACTCCTCCAGCGCAAGCAATCGCCACAAAAATGGcaacaggaaaagaagaaaagaacactaTCTAACGTTAACAAACAACAGCTGATCCAAAACCATCAAACAACAGaagcaacatataaaaaaacaatccagagagagagagagagagaccagttGGAAATTAGAGCACCAAAACAGAAGCTTGCAAAGCACACAAGAGGCAGCCATAGTTTGCTGATTCTACCACTAGCTCC encodes the following:
- the LOC116263235 gene encoding beta-1,6-galactosyltransferase GALT31A-like; the protein is MGLTPAGKHQRGASGRISKLWLPLVCFASFCFGALISNWILKFPDPIKRHETTILSLTDYGVRDVTVAADCKNKNKEASTRAGDILSQVSNTHDIIMTLERTISTLEMQLASSRASQASTLNGSHAVRDLRDETPKEHPKIFFVMGIMTTFSSRKRRDSIRHTWMPEGVKLKQLEKEKGIVIRFVIGRSATPGGVLDLAIDAEDEQHHDFLRLNHVEGYRKLSSKTLAYFSTAVAKWDADFFIKVDDDVHVNPGMIASILSQHRSKRHVYIGCMKSEPVLSQKGVKYHEPEFWKFGEVGNKYFRHAVGQLYAISKDLATYISINRRMLHKYANEDVSVGSWLIGLDVEQIDEQNLCCGTPPDCEWKAKAGNPCGASFDWTCSGICKSVKRMKEVHERCGEGERAIWNTTV